Proteins encoded within one genomic window of Xylophilus sp. GOD-11R:
- the guaD gene encoding guanine deaminase yields the protein MKAYRSSLLRFDTDSRQAIFDQDGLLVVGPDAEGRQRVVAAGDHAALAARFPDVPVEHLPGRIIAPGFVDLHIHFPQTDVIGSPAEGLLPWLENYTFPHESRYVEEAHASELAPVFVDELLRNGVTTALAFATSHPSSVEALFAEAQKRSLRLITGKVLQDRFSPDGVRDETEQSLIDTETLIRKWHGVDRLGYAITPRFAPTSTPEQLRGAGELAARYPEVWIQSHVAENLGEVEWVRQLFPEARSYLAVYDEYGLMRERAIYAHCIHFDDEDRALMRDRRTAAAVSPTSNLFLGSGFFDYASADRVGFGYGLASDVGGGTSFSPFHTMLAAYYVGREGQTKQGISLSPQELWWQHTAGGAAALGLAGTIGNLQPGCEADFVVLDPQATPMLARKTQAAENLDELLFAMIVLGDDRLVERSVISQAL from the coding sequence ATGAAAGCCTACCGCTCCAGCCTCCTGCGTTTCGATACCGACAGCCGCCAGGCGATCTTCGACCAGGACGGGCTGCTGGTGGTGGGCCCGGACGCCGAGGGCCGTCAGCGCGTGGTGGCGGCCGGCGACCATGCCGCTCTGGCCGCCCGCTTCCCCGATGTGCCCGTCGAGCACCTGCCGGGCCGCATCATCGCGCCGGGCTTCGTCGACCTGCACATCCACTTTCCGCAGACCGACGTTATCGGCTCGCCCGCCGAGGGCCTGCTGCCCTGGCTCGAGAACTACACCTTTCCGCACGAAAGCCGCTACGTCGAAGAAGCGCATGCCAGCGAGCTCGCACCGGTCTTCGTCGACGAGTTGCTGCGCAACGGCGTGACCACGGCGCTGGCCTTCGCCACCTCGCATCCGTCGTCGGTCGAAGCGCTTTTTGCCGAAGCGCAGAAGCGCAGCCTGCGACTGATCACCGGCAAGGTGCTGCAGGACCGCTTCTCGCCCGACGGCGTGCGCGACGAGACCGAGCAGAGCCTGATCGACACCGAGACGCTGATCCGCAAATGGCACGGCGTCGACCGGCTCGGCTACGCGATCACGCCGCGCTTCGCTCCGACCAGCACGCCCGAGCAGCTGCGGGGCGCGGGTGAACTGGCGGCCAGGTACCCCGAGGTGTGGATCCAGTCGCACGTGGCCGAGAACCTCGGCGAGGTCGAGTGGGTGCGCCAGCTGTTCCCCGAGGCGCGCAGTTACCTCGCGGTGTACGACGAGTACGGCCTGATGCGCGAGCGCGCCATCTACGCGCACTGCATTCATTTCGACGACGAAGACCGTGCGCTGATGCGCGATCGCCGCACCGCCGCGGCAGTCAGCCCCACCAGCAACCTGTTTCTCGGCAGCGGCTTCTTCGACTACGCCTCGGCCGACCGCGTCGGCTTCGGCTACGGACTGGCCAGCGACGTGGGCGGCGGCACCAGCTTCAGCCCGTTCCACACCATGCTCGCCGCCTATTACGTGGGTCGCGAAGGGCAGACCAAGCAAGGCATTTCGCTGTCGCCGCAGGAGCTGTGGTGGCAACACACCGCCGGCGGCGCTGCCGCGCTGGGCCTGGCCGGCACCATCGGCAATCTGCAGCCGGGCTGCGAAGCCGACTTCGTGGTGCTCGACCCGCAGGCCACGCCCATGCTCGCGCGCAAGACACAGGCGGCGGAGAACCTGGACGAATTGCTGTTCGCGATGATCGTGCTGGGCGACGACCGGCTGGTGGAGCGCAGCGTCATCTCGCAGGCCCTGTAG
- a CDS encoding adenosine deaminase, which produces MTTTFDVPDVPAERLPELLRAMPKAELHIHIEGSLEPELIFALAERNGVKLPYADVQALREAYAFTDLQSFLDIYYAGASVLLQEQDFHDMAMAYFRRAAADNVVHAELFFDPQTHTARGVPMATVVGGLHRACQNAKVECGIDASLILCFLRHLSEADAFETLQEALPYLDRIVGVGLDSSEVGHPPEKFARVFARCGELGLHRVAHAGEEGPPAYIWSALDVLQAERIDHGVQAVHDPALMRRLASARIPLTVCPLSNQKLCVFPDLAEHNLGALLDAGLMATVNSDDPAYFGGYMNDNFLQVFAATGLDARHAYQLGRNAFEASFTSDAARQGHIARLDAVFDSFR; this is translated from the coding sequence ATGACCACGACCTTCGACGTTCCCGATGTGCCGGCCGAGCGCCTGCCCGAGCTGCTGCGGGCGATGCCCAAGGCCGAGCTGCATATCCACATAGAAGGCTCGCTGGAGCCGGAGCTGATCTTCGCCCTGGCCGAGCGCAACGGGGTGAAGCTGCCCTACGCCGACGTGCAGGCGCTGCGCGAGGCCTATGCCTTCACCGACCTGCAGAGCTTTCTCGACATCTACTACGCTGGCGCCAGCGTGCTGCTGCAGGAGCAGGACTTCCACGACATGGCGATGGCCTACTTCCGTCGCGCGGCGGCGGACAACGTGGTGCATGCCGAGCTGTTCTTCGACCCGCAGACCCACACGGCGCGTGGCGTGCCGATGGCGACCGTCGTCGGCGGGCTGCACCGCGCCTGCCAGAACGCCAAGGTGGAATGCGGCATCGACGCGTCGCTGATCCTGTGCTTCCTGCGCCATCTGAGCGAGGCGGATGCCTTCGAGACCTTGCAGGAGGCGCTGCCTTACCTCGACCGCATCGTGGGTGTCGGCCTGGATTCGAGCGAGGTCGGCCATCCGCCGGAGAAGTTCGCCCGCGTCTTCGCCCGCTGCGGTGAACTCGGCCTGCACCGCGTAGCGCATGCGGGCGAGGAGGGGCCGCCTGCCTATATCTGGAGCGCGCTCGACGTGCTGCAGGCCGAGCGCATCGACCACGGGGTGCAGGCGGTGCACGACCCGGCGCTGATGCGGCGCCTGGCCAGCGCGCGCATTCCGCTGACGGTGTGCCCGCTGTCCAACCAGAAGCTGTGCGTGTTCCCCGACCTGGCCGAGCACAACCTGGGGGCGTTGCTCGACGCGGGCCTGATGGCGACGGTCAACTCCGACGACCCGGCCTACTTCGGCGGCTACATGAACGACAACTTCCTGCAGGTATTCGCCGCGACCGGACTGGATGCGCGCCATGCCTACCAGCTCGGGCGCAATGCGTTCGAAGCCAGCTTCACCAGCGACGCGGCGCGCCAGGGCCATATCGCCCGGCTCGACGCCGTGTTCGACTCGTTCCGTTGA
- a CDS encoding diguanylate cyclase, giving the protein MNLRFSERSLATQMALVFGVLTTLLVLLLSFSFGEMLRGRIRNEAGAALRVVAHAVANQLGAQLRLRSEEAALLARAPGLWERGLDSAPVSQLLSRMQTLSPESRWIGVADLSGVVRNATGGLLDGVSVADRPWFEGGSKGLYIGEVRPSDPAMPAAEPTARPPYFVDFAAPITSGGKITGVLGVHASWEWADRTVGLVVPPDASNSGLQVFVFDRAGQLIYAQDGQAAQLRDNGFRAPAASASEAAVKSAVLPWADGSDYLTSIAAVTGNAPVTALGWQVVVRQPVSLAYSLVRDATTAVLLIGLVASVVASLLAYRAARRLSRHLHGIALAARRVEAGAPGAGMPVFAGSREVTALSSALRNMTVQLLASNSRMEQQVRVRTRELMAANSALDRQARSDPLTGVLNRRGLEERLRLAVASARRGARPLSVAMLDADYFKRINDRFGHEVGDAVLRSLAETLRSRLRQSDAVARLGGEEFIAVLPDTDMEGAMALAEALRAAIEKHEDPVYGSITVSIGVAVGVGADIDGATLLRAADEALYRAKADGRNRVCGANTTERETPAKSS; this is encoded by the coding sequence GTGAATCTCCGATTCTCCGAACGTAGCCTCGCGACCCAGATGGCGCTGGTGTTCGGGGTGCTCACCACTCTGCTGGTCCTGTTGCTCAGCTTCTCCTTCGGGGAGATGCTGCGCGGCCGCATCCGCAACGAGGCCGGTGCGGCGCTGCGGGTGGTGGCGCATGCGGTGGCGAACCAGCTCGGGGCGCAACTGCGATTGCGCAGCGAGGAAGCCGCATTGCTGGCGCGCGCCCCCGGCCTGTGGGAGCGCGGCCTCGACTCGGCGCCGGTCAGCCAGCTGCTGTCCCGCATGCAGACGCTGTCGCCGGAAAGCCGATGGATCGGCGTGGCCGATCTCTCGGGCGTGGTTCGTAACGCCACCGGCGGCTTGCTCGACGGCGTATCGGTCGCGGATCGCCCCTGGTTCGAAGGCGGCAGCAAAGGCCTCTATATCGGTGAGGTTCGGCCGTCCGACCCCGCCATGCCGGCGGCCGAGCCGACCGCCAGGCCGCCCTACTTCGTCGATTTCGCGGCACCGATCACTTCCGGCGGCAAAATCACCGGCGTGCTCGGTGTCCACGCAAGCTGGGAATGGGCCGACCGCACCGTCGGCCTCGTGGTGCCGCCGGACGCATCCAACTCCGGCCTGCAGGTTTTCGTTTTCGACCGCGCCGGCCAGCTCATCTACGCCCAGGACGGCCAGGCGGCGCAACTGCGCGACAACGGATTTCGGGCGCCGGCGGCGTCCGCCAGTGAGGCTGCCGTGAAATCGGCGGTGCTGCCCTGGGCGGATGGGTCCGATTACCTGACCTCGATCGCCGCCGTGACGGGCAACGCACCGGTGACAGCCCTTGGCTGGCAGGTCGTCGTGCGCCAGCCGGTCTCGCTGGCCTATTCACTGGTGCGCGACGCGACCACCGCCGTGCTGCTGATCGGCCTGGTGGCCAGCGTGGTGGCCTCGCTGCTCGCCTATCGGGCGGCGCGCCGGTTGAGCAGGCACCTGCACGGCATCGCCCTGGCCGCCCGACGCGTGGAAGCGGGCGCGCCCGGCGCCGGCATGCCGGTCTTTGCCGGCAGCCGCGAAGTCACGGCGCTGTCCTCGGCCTTGCGCAACATGACAGTGCAGCTGCTGGCTTCCAACAGCCGCATGGAACAGCAGGTGCGCGTGCGGACCCGCGAGCTCATGGCCGCCAACTCCGCGCTCGACCGCCAGGCCCGCAGCGACCCGCTGACCGGCGTACTCAATCGTCGCGGTCTCGAGGAACGCTTGCGCCTGGCCGTCGCCAGCGCCCGCCGGGGCGCCCGCCCGCTATCGGTGGCGATGCTGGACGCCGACTATTTCAAGCGCATCAACGACCGCTTCGGACACGAGGTCGGCGACGCGGTGCTGCGCTCGCTGGCCGAAACCCTGCGCAGCCGCCTGCGGCAATCCGACGCTGTGGCGCGCCTGGGCGGCGAGGAATTCATCGCCGTGCTGCCGGACACCGACATGGAAGGCGCGATGGCGCTGGCCGAAGCATTGCGCGCGGCCATCGAAAAGCATGAAGATCCGGTCTACGGCAGCATCACCGTGAGCATTGGGGTGGCCGTGGGAGTGGGGGCCGATATCGACGGCGCCACGTTGCTGCGCGCGGCGGACGAAGCGCTGTACCGGGCCAAGGCCGATGGTCGCAATCGTGTTTGCGGCGCCAACACGACCGAACGGGAAACGCCGGCGAAGTCTTCCTGA
- a CDS encoding neutral zinc metallopeptidase has protein sequence MRWEGNEQSDNVEDRRNSGGGGGGGFGFGGRSVGIGTVAVALVAGWIFGINPLTMLSLLSGGGGAVSQVQQGPAQKPPADDREAAFVSTVLRNTEVVWSGIFKAAGGTYQPTRLVLFRGSYATACGTGQAAMGPFYCPGDKKVYIDLSFYDTLRDRLGAPGEFAQAYVIAHEVGHHVQDELGITAKVDGMRGRLSERQQNAMSVRVELQADCFAGVWAHHSQESKKWLDPGDIASAMNAAQKIGDDALQRSAGRQVVPDSFTHGTSEQRQRWFGQGYQNGDVKGCDTFSARNL, from the coding sequence ATGCGCTGGGAAGGCAACGAACAATCGGACAACGTCGAAGACCGACGCAACTCGGGCGGCGGCGGTGGGGGCGGTTTCGGATTCGGCGGGCGCAGTGTCGGCATCGGTACGGTGGCGGTCGCGCTGGTGGCGGGCTGGATCTTCGGCATCAACCCACTGACCATGCTGAGTCTGCTCAGCGGTGGCGGCGGCGCGGTTTCGCAGGTGCAGCAGGGGCCGGCGCAAAAGCCGCCGGCCGACGACCGCGAGGCGGCTTTTGTCTCGACCGTGCTGCGCAATACAGAAGTGGTGTGGAGCGGCATCTTCAAGGCCGCCGGCGGCACCTACCAGCCGACGCGGTTGGTGCTGTTCCGGGGCTCCTACGCCACCGCCTGCGGCACCGGTCAGGCGGCGATGGGGCCTTTCTATTGTCCGGGCGACAAGAAGGTCTACATCGACCTGAGCTTCTACGACACCTTGCGCGACCGGCTCGGCGCACCCGGAGAATTCGCCCAGGCCTACGTCATCGCCCACGAGGTCGGCCACCACGTACAGGACGAACTCGGCATCACCGCCAAGGTCGACGGCATGCGCGGACGCCTGAGCGAGCGCCAGCAGAACGCGATGAGCGTGCGGGTGGAACTGCAGGCCGACTGCTTCGCCGGCGTCTGGGCGCACCACTCGCAGGAATCCAAGAAGTGGCTCGACCCGGGCGATATCGCCTCGGCCATGAACGCCGCGCAAAAGATCGGCGACGACGCCCTGCAGCGTTCGGCCGGCCGGCAGGTGGTGCCCGACAGCTTCACCCACGGCACGAGCGAACAACGCCAGCGCTGGTTCGGCCAGGGTTACCAGAACGGCGACGTCAAGGGCTGCGACACCTTCTCCGCGCGCAATCTGTAG
- a CDS encoding DEAD/DEAH box helicase, translated as MTTSFSELKLAQPLARAVADMGYEHMTPIQAQAIPVVLEGRDVMGAAQTGTGKTAAFSLPLLQRLMKHENASTSPARHPVRALVLLPTRELADQVAQQIKLYSKHTQMRCAVVFGGMDMKPQTAELKKGVEVLVATPGRLLDHIEAKNAVLNQVEYVVLDEADRMLDIGFLPDLQRILSYLPKQRTTLLFSATFSPEIKRLASSYLQDPVTIEVARSNATASTVEQHFYSVNEDDKRRALHQVLRQRGIRQAFVFVNSKLGCARLARSLEREGLRTAALHGDKSQDERLKALDAFKKGEVDLLVCTDVAARGLDIKDVPAVFNFDVPFNAEDYVHRIGRTGRAGASGLAVSFVGLDSRNDARLASDIEKLIAKKMELEPFEFEEERPRGRFNDGRRLYQQDGAVDESDGQRAQPERPRPRSSGPARDPFFDRPYESAGDTPEPAWEAKAAAPVRGHSANIKPKRKVAMLFRPIPAPVAAPAPETADTEPERF; from the coding sequence ATGACGACATCTTTTTCAGAACTGAAGCTGGCCCAGCCGCTGGCACGAGCCGTGGCCGATATGGGCTACGAGCACATGACACCCATCCAGGCACAGGCGATCCCCGTGGTGCTTGAGGGGCGCGACGTGATGGGCGCGGCGCAGACCGGCACCGGCAAGACGGCGGCTTTCTCGCTGCCGCTGCTGCAGCGGCTGATGAAGCACGAGAACGCGTCGACCTCGCCGGCGCGGCACCCGGTGCGCGCGCTGGTGTTGTTGCCCACTCGTGAACTCGCCGACCAGGTCGCGCAGCAGATCAAGCTCTACAGCAAGCACACCCAGATGCGCTGCGCGGTGGTCTTCGGCGGCATGGACATGAAGCCGCAGACGGCCGAGCTCAAGAAGGGCGTCGAAGTGCTGGTGGCTACGCCCGGCCGGCTGCTCGACCATATCGAAGCCAAGAACGCGGTGCTCAACCAGGTCGAGTACGTGGTGCTCGACGAGGCCGACCGCATGCTGGACATCGGCTTTCTGCCCGACCTGCAGCGCATCCTCTCCTACCTGCCCAAGCAGCGCACCACGCTGCTGTTCTCGGCCACCTTCTCGCCTGAGATCAAGCGCCTGGCGTCGAGCTATCTGCAGGATCCGGTCACGATTGAGGTGGCGCGCTCCAATGCGACGGCATCCACCGTAGAACAGCATTTCTACAGCGTCAACGAAGACGACAAGCGCCGCGCCCTGCACCAGGTGCTGCGCCAGCGTGGCATTCGCCAGGCCTTCGTCTTCGTCAACAGCAAGCTCGGTTGCGCGCGGCTGGCGCGCTCGCTCGAACGCGAAGGTTTGCGCACCGCAGCCCTGCACGGCGACAAGAGCCAGGACGAGCGACTGAAGGCGCTCGACGCCTTCAAGAAGGGTGAGGTCGACCTGCTCGTGTGTACCGACGTCGCGGCCCGTGGCCTCGACATCAAGGACGTGCCGGCGGTCTTCAACTTCGACGTGCCGTTCAACGCCGAAGACTACGTCCACCGTATCGGCCGTACCGGTCGCGCCGGGGCGTCGGGTCTGGCGGTGAGCTTCGTGGGCCTCGACAGCCGCAACGACGCTCGCCTGGCGTCGGACATCGAAAAGCTCATCGCCAAGAAGATGGAGCTCGAGCCTTTCGAGTTCGAGGAAGAGCGTCCGCGCGGCCGCTTCAACGACGGCCGTCGCCTGTACCAGCAGGACGGTGCGGTCGACGAATCCGACGGTCAGCGCGCCCAGCCGGAACGCCCGCGCCCGCGCAGTTCGGGCCCCGCGCGCGACCCGTTCTTCGACCGTCCTTACGAGTCCGCCGGCGACACCCCGGAGCCGGCCTGGGAAGCCAAGGCCGCCGCTCCGGTGCGCGGCCATTCGGCCAACATCAAGCCCAAGCGCAAGGTCGCGATGCTGTTCCGTCCGATCCCGGCACCGGTCGCGGCACCTGCCCCGGAAACAGCGGACACCGAGCCCGAGCGTTTCTAG
- a CDS encoding LysR family transcriptional regulator, with protein sequence MNSPSGLPEELQDLNDMAYFAKVVEHGGFSAASRALGLQTSLLSRRLAALEARLGVRLLQRSTRRIALTDVGHGYLQHCKALLAEAQAAQSTVDAIRDTPRGLIRMSCPPGLLENGVGQVVARYLADWPEVRLQVEATNRRVDVIEEGFDIALRVRRPPLEDSGLVVRTLTTGSALLVGSPALLQRCGRPGGPEDLARMPSMGFGWVAGRHTWTLVAPDGSVYVHAHTPRLTVDDFSTLRLAALDGVGIVSLPDYIVLDAIEAGTLEKVLPQCTLGEGVAHAVFPTRRGLTPAVRLLIDALAETFSNRGIFV encoded by the coding sequence ATGAATTCCCCATCCGGACTGCCCGAAGAGCTGCAAGACCTGAACGACATGGCCTATTTCGCCAAAGTCGTGGAGCACGGCGGTTTCAGCGCGGCGAGCCGGGCGCTCGGGCTGCAGACCTCCTTGCTCAGTCGCCGGCTCGCGGCCCTCGAGGCACGCCTGGGCGTACGACTGCTCCAGCGCAGCACCCGGCGCATCGCCCTCACCGACGTCGGCCATGGCTACCTGCAGCATTGCAAGGCACTGCTGGCCGAAGCACAGGCGGCGCAGTCGACGGTGGACGCGATACGCGACACGCCGCGCGGGCTGATCCGCATGTCCTGCCCGCCCGGGCTGCTGGAAAACGGCGTGGGCCAGGTGGTGGCGCGCTACCTCGCCGACTGGCCCGAGGTGCGGCTGCAGGTGGAAGCCACCAACCGCCGGGTCGATGTGATCGAGGAAGGTTTCGACATCGCGCTGCGTGTGCGCCGCCCGCCGCTGGAAGATTCGGGCCTGGTGGTGCGCACGCTCACCACCGGCAGCGCCCTGCTGGTCGGCAGTCCGGCCTTGCTGCAGCGCTGCGGGCGCCCCGGCGGGCCCGAAGACCTGGCGCGCATGCCGAGCATGGGTTTCGGCTGGGTGGCCGGGCGCCACACCTGGACGCTGGTCGCACCCGACGGCAGCGTCTACGTGCATGCCCACACGCCGCGCCTCACGGTCGACGACTTCAGCACCCTGCGCCTGGCTGCGCTCGACGGGGTCGGCATCGTGAGCCTGCCGGACTACATCGTGCTGGATGCGATCGAGGCTGGCACGCTGGAGAAGGTGCTGCCGCAATGCACGCTCGGCGAAGGCGTGGCGCACGCGGTGTTTCCGACGCGGCGCGGGCTCACGCCGGCGGTGCGGCTGCTGATCGACGCCTTGGCCGAGACCTTCTCCAACCGGGGAATCTTCGTTTAG
- a CDS encoding symmetrical bis(5'-nucleosyl)-tetraphosphatase yields MAIYLMGDLQGCDAPLARLLEQADFSPSRDTLHVLGDLVNRGPDSTATLRRLAALGDSARCLLGNHDLHLLAVIHGVRKPGRRDTLGDLLAAPDLPALTDWLRHLRLADRVRYGEQDILMVHAGVLPQWDADAVESLAGEVEAVLRGPDLPTFMSTMYGNEPAAWNDALRGADRLRVVVNALTRLRFCSAQGVMDFGSSDAPENAPDGLVPWFEVPGRRTAGVTVAFGHWSQLGLLERPGLLGLDTGCVWGGCLSAVRLGSTAAANEILQVHCEQSQAPGEG; encoded by the coding sequence ATGGCAATTTACCTGATGGGCGATCTGCAGGGCTGCGACGCTCCCCTGGCGCGGCTGCTGGAGCAGGCCGATTTCTCGCCGAGTCGCGACACGCTGCATGTGCTGGGCGACCTGGTGAACCGGGGGCCCGACTCCACCGCCACGCTGCGCCGCCTGGCCGCGCTGGGCGATTCGGCCCGTTGCCTGCTCGGCAATCACGACCTGCACCTGCTCGCCGTCATCCACGGCGTGCGCAAGCCCGGTCGGCGCGACACGCTCGGCGATTTGCTGGCGGCGCCAGACCTGCCGGCACTGACCGACTGGCTCCGCCACCTGCGCCTGGCCGATCGGGTGCGTTATGGCGAGCAGGACATCCTCATGGTCCATGCCGGCGTGCTGCCCCAGTGGGACGCGGACGCCGTCGAGTCGCTCGCAGGCGAAGTGGAGGCCGTGCTGCGCGGACCCGACCTGCCGACGTTCATGTCGACGATGTACGGCAACGAGCCGGCGGCATGGAACGATGCGCTGCGCGGCGCCGATCGACTGCGGGTGGTGGTCAACGCACTGACCCGGCTGCGTTTCTGCTCGGCGCAGGGCGTGATGGATTTCGGCAGCAGCGACGCGCCGGAAAACGCGCCGGACGGCCTGGTGCCGTGGTTCGAGGTGCCCGGGCGACGCACCGCAGGCGTGACCGTGGCCTTCGGCCACTGGTCGCAACTGGGACTGCTGGAACGCCCTGGCCTGCTGGGGCTGGACACGGGCTGCGTGTGGGGTGGCTGCCTGAGCGCGGTGCGCCTGGGCTCGACCGCGGCCGCCAACGAAATCCTGCAGGTGCACTGCGAACAATCGCAAGCACCCGGCGAGGGCTAG
- a CDS encoding FMN-dependent NADH-azoreductase: MKVLHLDSSSLGSLSVSRQVSAAVAAELAGSSGPVVYRDLTAEPIAHLDGKLISAMRPAPGAPAEDAAVKAELALNEKLLAELFDAEAIVIGAPMYNFSVPSQLKAWIDRIAQAGRTFRYSANGPEGLAGGRRVVIVSSRGGKYAGAPFEAALDHQEAYLRGVLGFMGMTDVTVIRAEGVAMGPDAREKAIAEALGQVESLTAAA, from the coding sequence ATGAAAGTTCTGCACCTCGACTCCAGCTCCCTGGGCTCCCTTTCCGTCTCGCGCCAGGTCAGCGCCGCCGTGGCCGCCGAACTGGCGGGCAGCTCGGGACCGGTCGTGTACCGCGACCTGACGGCCGAGCCGATCGCCCACCTCGACGGCAAGCTCATATCCGCCATGCGGCCCGCCCCCGGCGCGCCTGCTGAAGATGCGGCCGTCAAGGCCGAGCTGGCCCTCAACGAGAAGCTGCTGGCCGAACTGTTCGACGCCGAAGCCATCGTGATCGGCGCGCCCATGTACAACTTCAGCGTGCCCAGCCAGCTCAAGGCCTGGATCGACCGCATCGCCCAGGCCGGTCGCACCTTCCGCTACAGCGCCAACGGCCCCGAAGGCCTGGCCGGCGGCCGGCGCGTGGTGATCGTCTCGTCACGCGGCGGCAAATACGCCGGCGCGCCCTTCGAGGCGGCCCTCGACCACCAGGAAGCCTACCTACGCGGCGTGCTCGGCTTCATGGGCATGACCGATGTCACCGTCATTCGTGCCGAAGGCGTCGCGATGGGTCCGGATGCGCGTGAAAAGGCGATCGCCGAAGCGCTCGGCCAAGTCGAATCGCTGACGGCCGCTGCTTGA
- a CDS encoding SDR family oxidoreductase — translation MDFGLSGKWALVGGASKGLGLGCATALAGEGVNVVIVARGGELLEKAAAELRASSGVQVQPIAVDITTPEGRAAVFAFRKDFDIVVTNAGGPPPGDFRDWDRDAWIKAVDANMITPIELIKATIDGMAARGFGRIVNITSSSVKSPIEALGLSNGARSGLTGFVAGVARSAVAAKGVTINNLLPGSFDTDRIRSNMANAAQKAGTDVESIVEKRRQSIPARRMGTAQEFGEICAFLCSQQAAYLNGQNILADGGAYPGTY, via the coding sequence ATGGATTTCGGTCTGAGCGGCAAGTGGGCGTTGGTGGGTGGTGCGAGCAAGGGCCTGGGCCTGGGCTGCGCGACGGCGCTGGCGGGCGAGGGTGTGAATGTGGTGATCGTCGCGCGCGGCGGCGAACTCCTGGAAAAGGCGGCGGCTGAGCTGCGAGCGTCCTCGGGCGTGCAGGTGCAGCCGATCGCGGTCGACATCACCACGCCGGAAGGCCGTGCGGCGGTGTTCGCCTTCCGCAAGGACTTCGACATCGTCGTCACCAACGCGGGCGGTCCGCCGCCGGGCGACTTTCGCGACTGGGACCGCGATGCGTGGATCAAGGCGGTGGATGCCAACATGATCACGCCGATCGAGTTGATCAAGGCCACCATCGACGGCATGGCCGCGCGCGGCTTCGGGCGCATCGTCAACATCACGTCGAGCTCGGTGAAGTCACCGATCGAGGCGCTGGGGCTGTCCAACGGCGCGCGCTCCGGGCTGACCGGTTTCGTGGCCGGCGTGGCACGCAGCGCGGTCGCGGCCAAGGGTGTGACCATCAACAACCTGCTGCCGGGCTCGTTCGACACCGACCGCATTCGGTCCAACATGGCCAATGCGGCACAGAAGGCGGGAACGGACGTCGAGAGCATCGTCGAGAAGCGGCGCCAGTCGATTCCGGCGCGTCGGATGGGTACGGCCCAGGAGTTCGGCGAGATCTGCGCGTTTCTGTGCAGCCAGCAGGCGGCGTATCTCAATGGCCAGAACATCCTGGCCGACGGTGGGGCGTACCCCGGGACCTATTGA
- the dcd gene encoding dCTP deaminase has product MSIKSDKWIRRMAEQHGMIEPFEPGQIRESDGRKIISYGTSSYGYDIRCAPEFKVFTNIHSTVVDPKNFDEKSFVDMHGDFCIIPPNSFALARTVEYFRIPRNVLTICLGKSTYARCGIIVNVTPFEPEWEGYVTLEFSNTTPLPAKIYAGEGCAQVLFFESDEICDVSYKDRGGKYQGQHGVTLPRA; this is encoded by the coding sequence ATGAGCATCAAGAGCGACAAATGGATCCGCCGCATGGCGGAGCAGCACGGCATGATCGAGCCGTTCGAGCCGGGGCAGATCCGCGAGAGCGACGGTCGCAAGATCATCAGCTACGGCACCAGCAGCTACGGCTACGACATCCGCTGCGCACCCGAATTCAAGGTGTTCACCAACATCCACAGCACCGTGGTGGACCCGAAAAACTTCGACGAGAAAAGCTTCGTCGACATGCACGGCGACTTCTGCATCATCCCGCCCAACAGCTTCGCCTTGGCGCGCACGGTCGAATACTTCCGCATTCCCCGCAACGTGCTCACCATCTGCCTGGGCAAGAGCACCTACGCGCGCTGCGGCATCATCGTGAACGTCACGCCCTTCGAGCCCGAGTGGGAAGGCTACGTCACACTGGAGTTCAGCAACACCACACCGCTGCCCGCCAAGATCTACGCCGGCGAGGGCTGTGCGCAGGTGCTGTTCTTCGAAAGCGACGAAATTTGCGACGTCAGTTACAAAGATCGGGGCGGCAAGTACCAGGGACAGCACGGCGTTACCCTGCCGAGAGCCTGA